One genomic window of Chitinivibrionales bacterium includes the following:
- a CDS encoding archaemetzincin family Zn-dependent metalloprotease, with translation MGEIDLPDKAYNPRRRQYRGGPLLDMLCGYRNRETGRVLGLVEGDCYVESLNFVFGLATRGGREALIALPRLRAGIAGRRPDPKTIDNRILKEALHELGHNWGLDHCNNPDCVMRFSLTLAEVDEKSSSFCKQCAVKRESKILERDGNTA, from the coding sequence CTGGGAGAGATCGACCTGCCCGATAAGGCGTATAATCCCCGACGACGGCAGTATCGGGGTGGCCCTCTTTTAGATATGCTGTGTGGATACCGGAACCGGGAAACCGGCCGAGTGCTTGGTCTTGTCGAAGGGGATTGCTATGTGGAGAGTCTCAATTTTGTGTTTGGCCTTGCAACCCGGGGCGGACGGGAAGCGCTGATTGCACTCCCCCGCCTTCGTGCAGGCATTGCCGGCCGCCGCCCGGACCCGAAAACCATTGATAATCGTATTCTGAAAGAAGCACTCCATGAACTCGGCCACAACTGGGGTCTCGATCATTGCAATAACCCCGATTGTGTCATGCGTTTCTCATTGACCCTGGCCGAAGTTGACGAAAAAAGCTCTTCTTTTTGCAAACAATGTGCGGTGAAGAGGGAGTCAAAGATTTTGGAAAGGGATGGAAATACAGCGTAA
- a CDS encoding glycoside hydrolase family 65 protein, with protein sequence MESIDKNFNTTDRQLIYEGYNPEEEPLREALCTLGNGYFATRGAHESTTDDSIHYPGTYIPGGYNRLESNVRGQIIENEDLVNWPNWLPLTFRYTEDEVWFSPDTVELTTYRQILDLKTGTLTYIHEFMDDRGRKTRIESMRFIHMGKRHLASLRWRLTPLNWSGDIIIRSALDGRVSNNLVARYRQLNGNHLQPLKTGYSTENIIYLKVRTVQSDIHLAQAARTEVFDADDSPAAAKRITRQEEAYIAQDLFLSCRKNHPLYVEKVVSLHTSRDVATSESIYQSTNSLVKAPRIDTLYTMQKRAWKHLWERFDHRVEDHKQTQKILHLHAFHLLQTISINSIDLDTGIPPRGLHGEAYRGHIMWDELFVFPFLNYRLPVLTRSLLMYRYRRLDAARNAAREAGYKGAMFPWQSGSDGREESQSIHLNPLSGRWVSDITHLQRHVGAAIAYSIQQYYQTTDDKEFLYFFGAELILEIARFWCSLAEYNPDKKRYEIKGVIGPDEYHTAYPSSERQGIDNNAYTNIMAVWVLKYALKTLDILDTPRREELCEDLQLSPAELQLWDEVSRKMFVPFMEDGIIAQFEGYDQLKELDWVTYRTKHGENLRLDRILESENDSVNNYKASKQADVLMLFYLFSSAELRSLFERLEYPFDPDLIRRAIDYYRSRTSHGSTLSRLVFSWVQARSDRDSSWKAYEKALVSDFRDVQGGTTPEGIHLAAMAGTLDIMQRCYSGVEVRDDVLYINPHLPEDLHELSFRIRYRSHWMDLTINRTSLRICFEGGWGNPVTIEADGERFTFSEKGSKTISFT encoded by the coding sequence ATGGAGTCTATCGATAAAAATTTCAATACCACAGACCGACAACTTATCTATGAAGGGTATAATCCTGAAGAAGAGCCTTTACGGGAGGCGTTATGCACCCTGGGAAACGGCTATTTTGCCACCCGGGGTGCGCATGAGAGTACGACCGACGATTCGATCCATTATCCCGGCACCTATATACCAGGCGGCTATAACCGTCTGGAATCCAATGTCCGGGGACAGATCATAGAAAATGAAGATCTGGTCAACTGGCCCAACTGGCTCCCCTTAACGTTCCGTTATACCGAGGATGAGGTCTGGTTTTCACCAGATACGGTTGAACTGACAACCTACCGTCAAATTCTCGACCTCAAAACCGGCACTCTCACCTATATCCACGAATTCATGGATGACAGGGGGAGAAAAACCAGAATTGAAAGCATGCGTTTTATTCATATGGGTAAGCGGCATCTGGCATCCCTGCGCTGGCGACTCACTCCCCTGAACTGGTCGGGTGATATTATTATCCGTTCGGCCCTTGACGGCAGGGTCAGCAACAATCTGGTAGCACGGTACCGTCAACTGAACGGCAACCACCTTCAACCACTCAAAACAGGCTACAGCACCGAAAACATCATCTATCTGAAAGTGCGTACGGTTCAATCGGATATCCACCTGGCCCAGGCTGCGCGCACCGAGGTGTTCGATGCCGACGATTCTCCGGCCGCAGCGAAACGGATAACCCGCCAGGAAGAAGCGTACATCGCCCAGGATCTTTTTCTCTCGTGCCGGAAAAATCATCCTCTTTATGTGGAAAAAGTGGTCAGCCTGCATACTTCCCGGGATGTTGCAACCAGTGAATCGATTTATCAATCGACCAACTCACTGGTAAAAGCACCCCGGATCGACACTCTTTATACCATGCAGAAAAGGGCGTGGAAACATCTGTGGGAACGATTCGACCACCGTGTGGAAGATCATAAACAGACACAAAAAATCCTCCACCTTCATGCATTCCATCTCCTGCAAACCATTTCGATCAACAGTATCGATCTGGATACAGGCATTCCTCCACGGGGCCTTCATGGGGAAGCGTACCGTGGCCATATCATGTGGGATGAGCTGTTTGTATTTCCCTTTCTCAATTACCGTCTTCCGGTCCTCACCCGGTCATTGCTCATGTACCGGTATCGCCGTCTTGACGCAGCACGGAATGCCGCTCGCGAAGCAGGCTATAAAGGCGCCATGTTTCCCTGGCAGAGCGGCAGTGACGGCAGGGAAGAAAGCCAGAGCATTCATCTTAATCCATTGTCGGGTCGGTGGGTATCCGATATTACCCATTTGCAGCGGCATGTAGGTGCGGCAATCGCCTATTCGATCCAGCAATATTATCAGACCACCGACGACAAAGAATTTCTTTACTTTTTCGGCGCAGAGCTTATTCTCGAAATAGCCCGTTTCTGGTGTTCCCTGGCCGAATATAATCCGGATAAAAAACGCTACGAAATAAAAGGCGTCATCGGACCCGATGAATATCATACGGCATATCCATCATCTGAAAGACAGGGAATCGACAACAACGCCTACACCAACATCATGGCTGTATGGGTATTGAAATATGCATTAAAGACCCTCGACATTCTTGATACCCCACGGCGGGAAGAACTCTGTGAAGATCTCCAGCTCTCACCTGCAGAGCTTCAGCTTTGGGATGAAGTCAGCCGAAAAATGTTTGTTCCTTTTATGGAAGACGGTATTATCGCTCAGTTTGAAGGATATGATCAGCTCAAGGAACTCGACTGGGTAACCTACCGGACTAAACATGGTGAAAACCTGCGCCTCGATCGTATACTCGAAAGCGAAAACGATTCGGTAAACAATTATAAGGCAAGCAAGCAGGCCGATGTGCTCATGCTTTTTTACCTGTTCTCCTCTGCCGAACTTCGTTCACTTTTCGAACGGCTGGAATATCCATTCGACCCCGATCTCATACGGCGCGCAATCGATTACTACCGTTCCCGGACATCGCACGGTTCCACCCTCAGCCGCCTGGTTTTTTCCTGGGTTCAGGCCCGGTCCGACCGTGATTCGTCATGGAAAGCTTATGAAAAGGCACTGGTCAGTGATTTCCGCGATGTCCAGGGTGGCACTACCCCGGAAGGGATCCACCTTGCAGCTATGGCCGGGACACTCGATATCATGCAGCGCTGCTATTCGGGCGTGGAAGTGAGAGACGATGTTCTCTATATCAATCCTCACCTCCCGGAAGACCTGCACGAATTATCGTTCCGCATACGATACCGGAGCCACTGGATGGACCTGACTATCAACCGAACATCGCTCCGGATATGCTTTGAGGGGGGCTGGGGAAATCCTGTTACCATTGAAGCGGACGGCGAACGGTTCACTTTCAGCGAAAAAGGCAGTAAAACAATTTCCTTTACATAA
- a CDS encoding radical SAM protein has translation MLFNKSAIVSVFTQLLLNEGMTGEFTRKHFEDWFYHAVVDEKNSNLTRNTRIERYHVLRSMYECILNNIKQGRVSRKAVVSAIDKLISPAILGYSKNTVGQRYTKEHNVPPPYFMVLSPTQRCNLNCAGCYASSLPGTQQTLEWPVVERIISEAHNLMGMRFFVISGGEPLLYESEGKKIFDLAEQFNSDAYFLMYTNGTLITNDIARRLADLGNLTPAVSLEGFEDQTDKRRGKGTYGKIMNAFEKLCHQGVPFGISVTVTPENIDLMLSDRFYEYCFDTLGATYMWMFHYMPIGREFAPHHMITPEQRFELFKKCKKVIREHPWFIADFWNSAHASRGCISCAKGGNGYFYIDWNGNIMPCVFVPYFKDNVRNLYAQNKTLVDALFSDFFAGGRSWQQRYIDRKENLLRPCLFRDHHGEFMDIAQGCNVKPQDDAARHAMEDTGYHAALEDFGSRLAELTDAYWREYFVESGETSGDNKNKAADRT, from the coding sequence ATGCTGTTCAATAAAAGTGCCATTGTTTCCGTTTTTACGCAATTGCTGCTTAATGAGGGAATGACGGGAGAGTTTACGCGGAAACATTTTGAAGACTGGTTTTATCATGCCGTTGTTGACGAAAAGAATTCCAATCTGACCAGAAATACAAGGATAGAGCGATATCATGTACTGCGGAGCATGTATGAATGTATCCTGAACAACATTAAGCAGGGAAGGGTTTCCCGCAAGGCGGTGGTGAGTGCTATTGACAAACTGATCTCACCGGCTATTCTTGGATATTCCAAAAATACGGTTGGTCAAAGATATACAAAGGAACATAACGTTCCGCCGCCCTATTTCATGGTGCTGAGCCCCACACAGCGTTGCAATCTCAACTGTGCCGGTTGTTATGCATCTTCATTGCCCGGAACGCAGCAGACACTGGAATGGCCCGTCGTCGAGCGGATTATTTCCGAAGCCCACAATCTGATGGGAATGCGGTTTTTTGTCATTTCAGGAGGTGAGCCGCTGCTGTACGAGAGTGAGGGGAAAAAGATTTTCGATCTTGCCGAACAGTTCAACTCCGATGCCTATTTTCTGATGTACACCAATGGAACACTTATCACTAACGATATCGCCCGTCGTCTGGCCGACCTTGGTAATCTCACTCCTGCGGTATCACTTGAAGGTTTCGAAGACCAGACCGACAAGCGCAGGGGTAAAGGAACCTACGGTAAAATCATGAACGCCTTTGAAAAGCTCTGTCACCAGGGCGTGCCTTTCGGTATTTCGGTAACAGTTACCCCTGAAAATATCGATCTGATGCTGTCGGACAGATTCTACGAGTACTGCTTTGATACGCTCGGAGCAACCTATATGTGGATGTTTCATTATATGCCGATCGGACGGGAGTTCGCTCCTCATCACATGATCACGCCGGAGCAGCGGTTTGAACTCTTTAAAAAATGTAAAAAGGTCATCCGGGAGCATCCGTGGTTTATCGCCGATTTCTGGAACAGTGCGCACGCGTCACGGGGATGTATCTCCTGTGCCAAAGGCGGTAACGGGTATTTCTATATCGACTGGAACGGCAATATCATGCCCTGTGTCTTTGTCCCCTATTTCAAGGATAATGTCCGTAATCTCTATGCTCAAAACAAGACCCTGGTTGATGCCCTCTTTTCTGATTTCTTTGCCGGTGGAAGAAGCTGGCAGCAGCGGTATATCGATCGCAAAGAAAATCTGCTCAGGCCCTGTCTGTTCAGAGACCATCATGGCGAATTCATGGACATCGCACAGGGCTGTAATGTAAAGCCCCAGGATGACGCTGCCCGGCATGCGATGGAAGATACCGGCTATCATGCTGCGCTGGAAGATTTCGGGAGTCGTCTCGCCGAATTAACCGATGCCTACTGGCGGGAGTATTTTGTCGAATCCGGAGAAACTTCGGGTGATAACAAAAACAAGGCAGCTGACAGAACATAA
- a CDS encoding single-stranded DNA-binding protein, translating to AMTRYGMPQTFFERYFVANFCPLIFFDSSGKNITPDKIPVAERKPLLDACNKALLHTVEYLKPRYVAGIGRFAERQCRESLAGAEVVIGNIPHPSPANPRARKNWGNLAEKALEKMGVKVRVLK from the coding sequence GGCCATGACACGGTATGGTATGCCGCAGACCTTTTTTGAAAGATATTTCGTGGCCAACTTTTGTCCGCTCATTTTTTTCGATTCATCGGGTAAAAATATCACACCGGACAAAATTCCGGTTGCCGAACGGAAACCCCTGCTCGATGCATGCAATAAGGCACTTCTCCACACGGTCGAATATCTTAAACCCCGGTATGTCGCTGGAATCGGCCGGTTTGCAGAAAGGCAATGTCGTGAAAGCCTGGCCGGCGCCGAGGTCGTTATCGGCAATATTCCGCATCCCAGTCCCGCAAACCCCCGGGCACGAAAGAACTGGGGAAACCTTGCCGAAAAGGCGCTTGAGAAAATGGGGGTGAAAGTGCGCGTTTTGAAATAG